From [Clostridium] symbiosum, a single genomic window includes:
- a CDS encoding LacI family DNA-binding transcriptional regulator produces the protein MATVKDVAKKAGVSIATVSRVIRNEEIVTPKTREIVLSAIKELNYQPNALARQLRQQETNTVIVIVPDIGNTFFHEILLGIESEAEKYGYQVLIVDMHNKPDIESHYLHALQQRQVDGVISLSANVAKSLMEQVATSSPVVVACQYLDNSNIPNVTIDNIGAARTMVEYLIKLGHTRIAHLTSHPTALLYRDRFNGYISALANHNIPIDLELVKYGESTIASGYEMMSSLLELSNPVTAVFAAGDVMAIGALKALKNAGLNVPGDCSVAGFDDIEISSIFEPALTTISQPKLLMGKTSFKKLLKLMKGEPLAEQQELLNYKLIIRESCGKVKPSKKK, from the coding sequence TTGGCAACCGTAAAAGATGTTGCAAAAAAAGCAGGCGTATCTATCGCCACTGTTTCAAGAGTTATCCGCAATGAAGAGATTGTAACACCCAAAACAAGAGAGATTGTTTTAAGCGCAATAAAAGAGTTAAATTATCAGCCGAATGCACTTGCCAGACAGTTAAGGCAGCAGGAAACAAATACGGTTATCGTGATTGTCCCCGATATCGGCAATACCTTTTTCCATGAAATCCTGCTTGGAATTGAATCGGAAGCGGAAAAATACGGATACCAGGTCCTGATTGTGGACATGCATAACAAGCCTGATATTGAAAGCCACTATCTACATGCCCTGCAGCAGAGGCAGGTGGACGGCGTCATCTCTTTATCTGCCAATGTGGCAAAGAGCCTGATGGAGCAGGTTGCAACCTCCTCACCAGTGGTGGTCGCCTGCCAGTATCTGGACAATTCCAATATTCCCAATGTCACCATTGACAATATCGGCGCCGCCAGAACCATGGTTGAATATCTCATCAAACTCGGCCACACCAGAATCGCCCATCTGACGAGCCATCCCACGGCGCTGCTGTACCGCGATCGTTTTAACGGTTACATTTCAGCCCTGGCCAACCACAATATCCCCATCGATCTGGAGCTTGTGAAATATGGCGAATCCACAATTGCAAGCGGATATGAAATGATGAGCTCTCTTCTGGAGCTGTCCAACCCTGTCACCGCCGTGTTCGCGGCGGGCGACGTCATGGCCATCGGCGCACTGAAGGCCCTGAAGAACGCTGGTTTAAACGTTCCCGGCGACTGCTCGGTAGCCGGTTTTGACGATATCGAAATCTCCTCCATCTTTGAACCAGCTCTGACTACTATCAGCCAGCCGAAACTCCTGATGGGAAAGACTTCTTTTAAAAAACTTCTGAAGCTGATGAAGGGGGAACCTCTGGCCGAGCAGCAGGAACTCCTTAACTATAAACTGATAATCCGTGAAAGCTGCGGCAAAGTAAAGCCGTCTAAAAAGAAATAA
- a CDS encoding TRAP transporter small permease, which translates to MKKFYKAVDKGIAAVEDTGCVISFAAIVCIVVAHVFFRYVLRSGILWSDEVVQILMVSMVMFGTARAVRVDGHTELQSFVDRLPPVGRTVVRTLVTLVSLGFLIMFFISSFEFTATTGTLKTVMLRIPRKYCYMFLPLGAGLSIYEFIKTAGHRIFHEPKEY; encoded by the coding sequence ATGAAGAAATTCTATAAAGCGGTGGATAAAGGAATTGCCGCCGTGGAAGATACTGGCTGTGTGATTTCTTTTGCGGCGATTGTCTGCATTGTGGTTGCCCACGTGTTCTTCCGCTATGTGCTCAGGTCGGGCATTCTCTGGAGCGATGAGGTGGTGCAGATCCTGATGGTGTCAATGGTCATGTTCGGCACGGCGAGGGCTGTGCGGGTGGATGGGCACACGGAACTTCAAAGTTTTGTGGACCGCCTGCCGCCGGTTGGCAGGACGGTTGTACGTACACTGGTAACTCTGGTGAGTCTTGGGTTTCTCATCATGTTTTTCATAAGTTCCTTTGAATTTACCGCTACAACAGGGACGCTTAAGACGGTAATGCTGAGGATTCCGCGTAAATACTGCTATATGTTTCTTCCGCTCGGAGCGGGACTTTCCATCTATGAATTTATCAAAACAGCCGGACACAGAATTTTTCATGAGCCGAAGGAATATTAA
- a CDS encoding TRAP transporter large permease, producing the protein MNSVVILGLIVLVFVFILIGIPVYISLGLAGACSLAALSLVTGTPQAWLVIPQSVYNGIGYSPLLAIPFYVLAGEIMNRGGITDKLIKLALLVIGRLPASLGQANIVASMFFGGITGSAQADTSCIGGILIPAMVKEGYSPEQSVGITASSSTCGPIIPPSIMMVVYGVTVNASIGALFMGGAVPGIMIGFGLMAAVAIMDRKEHFPRRTEKLSGEEKLKTLREGLLPLGMPVIIVGGIMTGVFTATEAGAAAVVYSLFASVFVMKTVKIKDLWPMLLQSATMSGTILMIISCAKIFSYGLSALQMSQILGDLFLSITRSPYIFFLLVNILLLIMGMFMDGSAAVIILAPILAPIAAELGISTVHFGVVMVLNLVIGAGTPPMGACLFIACKIAGISVERGSRGILPYIIAEVVVLMIVTYIPPLVTFLPQILGYSV; encoded by the coding sequence ATGAACAGTGTTGTAATTTTAGGACTGATTGTTTTAGTGTTTGTATTTATACTGATCGGAATACCGGTGTACATAAGCCTCGGTCTGGCCGGGGCCTGCAGCCTGGCTGCGCTTTCCCTTGTCACCGGAACTCCCCAGGCCTGGCTGGTGATTCCCCAGTCTGTCTATAACGGGATAGGGTATTCTCCTTTGCTTGCCATTCCTTTTTATGTATTGGCCGGGGAGATTATGAACCGGGGAGGCATTACCGATAAGCTGATTAAACTTGCTCTGCTGGTCATTGGCCGCCTTCCGGCCAGCCTGGGGCAGGCGAATATCGTGGCGAGTATGTTTTTCGGAGGCATTACCGGTTCGGCGCAGGCCGATACTTCCTGTATTGGGGGTATCCTGATCCCGGCCATGGTGAAGGAGGGGTATTCTCCGGAACAGTCGGTCGGTATCACGGCATCGTCCTCCACCTGCGGCCCGATTATTCCGCCGAGTATTATGATGGTGGTGTACGGGGTTACCGTTAACGCATCCATAGGAGCTCTTTTTATGGGCGGTGCGGTTCCCGGGATTATGATTGGCTTCGGCCTTATGGCTGCGGTTGCGATTATGGACAGGAAAGAGCATTTTCCAAGGAGAACAGAAAAACTGTCGGGAGAGGAGAAACTTAAGACTCTCCGGGAAGGGCTTCTTCCCCTTGGCATGCCGGTTATCATTGTGGGAGGCATCATGACAGGCGTGTTTACCGCAACCGAAGCCGGGGCGGCGGCCGTTGTCTACAGTCTGTTTGCCAGTGTTTTTGTCATGAAGACGGTGAAAATAAAGGATCTGTGGCCAATGCTTCTGCAGTCTGCCACTATGTCGGGAACGATTCTGATGATTATCAGCTGCGCAAAGATTTTCAGCTACGGCCTGAGTGCGCTCCAGATGTCCCAGATTCTGGGAGACCTGTTTCTGTCAATCACACGTTCACCCTATATTTTCTTTCTGCTTGTCAATATTTTACTTCTGATTATGGGAATGTTCATGGACGGCAGCGCGGCGGTTATTATCCTGGCGCCAATCCTGGCGCCCATTGCAGCAGAACTGGGAATCAGCACCGTTCATTTCGGCGTCGTTATGGTTCTGAATCTTGTGATCGGGGCGGGGACTCCCCCGATGGGGGCGTGTCTGTTTATCGCATGCAAAATTGCCGGGATTTCTGTGGAGAGAGGTTCCAGGGGGATTCTGCCATACATAATTGCAGAAGTAGTGGTTTTAATGATTGTAACGTATATCCCGCCTCTGGTAACATTCTTGCCGCAGATTCTGGGATATTCAGTGTAG
- a CDS encoding Gfo/Idh/MocA family oxidoreductase yields the protein MEKKFRVGVIGTGAIARIAHLPVLTAREDVELAGVMAKHPENARKAKERYAAGRAVETMEEMIGLGLDCAFVLSPKTEHPLQVKMLLNAGIDVFCEKPLAMTLREADEMADLSVKTGRKLMVGFNRRFAPVYRKAKEAYGELVPDVIVAQKNRPASEYRATLENAIHMVDLMRYLSGECVKVDACAKFTDPYYETLVTAQLQFENGTVGLLAADRSSGQWVETMEIHGHNRSVYVNSPDSVTVVDGEQSHTTQMTPLAMGWARVEDKLGFEPAVAHFFDCLKTGKEPLTNAQDAYKTHELMHRILKAAGLPALD from the coding sequence ATGGAAAAGAAATTTCGTGTTGGCGTAATCGGTACAGGGGCAATCGCCCGGATTGCGCACCTGCCGGTTCTGACGGCCAGGGAAGATGTGGAGCTGGCCGGCGTGATGGCGAAACATCCGGAAAATGCAAGAAAGGCGAAAGAACGGTATGCGGCCGGACGTGCGGTGGAAACGATGGAAGAAATGATTGGACTGGGGTTAGACTGTGCCTTTGTCCTGTCGCCTAAGACGGAACATCCCCTTCAGGTGAAAATGCTACTGAATGCCGGGATTGACGTGTTTTGTGAAAAACCGCTTGCCATGACGCTTCGGGAGGCGGACGAGATGGCGGATCTCTCCGTAAAAACGGGAAGAAAGCTTATGGTGGGCTTTAACCGCCGTTTTGCCCCGGTGTACCGGAAAGCGAAGGAGGCATACGGGGAGCTGGTCCCGGACGTAATAGTGGCACAGAAGAACAGGCCGGCTTCAGAATACAGGGCGACACTTGAAAATGCGATCCATATGGTGGATTTGATGAGATATCTGAGCGGAGAGTGTGTAAAAGTGGACGCCTGCGCCAAATTTACTGATCCGTATTATGAAACGCTGGTGACGGCCCAGCTGCAGTTTGAGAATGGGACGGTCGGACTGCTGGCGGCCGACCGGTCATCCGGCCAGTGGGTGGAGACAATGGAAATTCACGGCCACAACAGAAGCGTTTATGTGAATTCTCCCGACAGCGTCACCGTAGTCGACGGGGAGCAGTCGCATACGACTCAGATGACGCCCCTGGCCATGGGATGGGCGAGAGTGGAAGACAAGCTGGGATTTGAGCCTGCTGTGGCGCATTTCTTCGACTGCCTGAAAACGGGAAAAGAACCGCTGACGAATGCACAGGACGCTTATAAGACCCACGAGCTGATGCACCGGATTTTAAAGGCGGCCGGACTTCCGGCGCTGGACTAG
- a CDS encoding sugar phosphate isomerase/epimerase family protein, whose product MFRIAGHTMGTPEYTVTEALELFHRIGLEGAEIVVQDGYRSGIPEDCTRERLQEIKEASKRLGIPIICLTPYNSRFNDLDRAVRDREIEGIRRVIGYARYLGAGYIRIYGGNFMGNERDETGEKLANLIRSMRILGDEAEEAGVKLVIENHFNTMTVSAADSIKVSREINHPSVGILYDQANLTFTQKEDYREAIQAQAEKIYYMHVKDLAFKGENREFVSSDVSHPKEEERNVVTRIVGEGCLDWPGILTMVKDYGYEGWLSLEYERRWHPDDIPDASVGMKKSADYLREFIGLLQDKRSGQP is encoded by the coding sequence ATGTTTCGTATAGCAGGCCATACGATGGGAACACCGGAATATACGGTCACGGAGGCGCTTGAACTGTTTCACCGCATTGGACTGGAAGGGGCCGAGATCGTTGTGCAGGATGGCTACAGGAGTGGGATTCCGGAGGACTGTACCCGGGAGCGCCTACAGGAAATAAAAGAGGCATCGAAAAGACTTGGAATCCCTATTATCTGCCTGACGCCCTACAATTCCCGGTTTAATGACCTGGACAGGGCGGTGAGAGACAGGGAAATAGAGGGGATACGCCGCGTGATCGGCTATGCCCGGTATCTGGGGGCCGGATACATTCGAATTTACGGCGGAAACTTTATGGGAAACGAAAGGGATGAGACGGGAGAAAAACTGGCGAACCTGATACGGAGCATGAGGATTCTGGGAGATGAGGCCGAAGAGGCGGGGGTTAAGCTGGTGATTGAAAACCATTTTAACACAATGACGGTTTCGGCCGCAGACAGCATTAAAGTATCCCGGGAAATTAACCATCCGTCCGTCGGAATCCTGTATGACCAGGCAAACCTTACATTTACTCAAAAAGAGGATTACAGGGAGGCGATCCAGGCGCAGGCGGAAAAAATTTACTATATGCACGTAAAGGATCTGGCCTTCAAGGGGGAGAACAGGGAATTTGTATCTTCCGACGTCTCCCACCCTAAAGAGGAGGAACGCAATGTAGTCACGCGCATTGTCGGGGAAGGATGTCTCGACTGGCCGGGGATTCTTACGATGGTAAAGGATTATGGGTATGAAGGATGGCTGTCGTTGGAATATGAGAGGCGCTGGCATCCGGACGATATACCGGATGCTTCGGTCGGAATGAAGAAATCGGCCGATTACCTGAGAGAATTCATTGGATTGCTGCAGGATAAAAGAAGCGGGCAACCGTGA
- a CDS encoding TRAP transporter substrate-binding protein, producing the protein MRKSRQLAALTMSAVMMAAALTGCLQAKETQTQAQTEAAAEAGETETKETQAGQTGAENQGGTAQTVVKYSVTFPATGTQADGANRLGELIKECSDGRLAMEFYPSSQLGDKIPSMEGLRTGTIEMTECAATDLSNYSTVWSVLSLPYLWRDAEQAIGTLTDPEVRAVLEADAEAQGFVIISWCNLGSRSVLNTKHPIKKPADMKGLRIRVMEDAILAGTINAMGGSATPMAWSEVYTALQQGTIEGLENSAPVILANGMEEVAKYYSLTEQFIIPDPTFVSKVWFDKLPAEDQAAIKEAGEKFTDAWNNEIWSNAMENAMNEMEVKGVAINEVDKDAFVESVQPVIDSFLSSADDGQKALYELIIKVREKY; encoded by the coding sequence ATGAGAAAAAGTAGACAGTTGGCAGCCCTTACTATGAGCGCCGTGATGATGGCGGCGGCTCTTACCGGATGTCTGCAGGCGAAGGAGACGCAGACACAGGCGCAGACAGAAGCAGCGGCGGAGGCGGGGGAGACAGAGACGAAAGAGACGCAGGCGGGACAGACCGGTGCCGAAAACCAGGGCGGCACGGCACAGACGGTGGTGAAATATTCGGTGACGTTTCCGGCTACCGGTACGCAGGCGGACGGGGCAAACCGTCTCGGAGAACTGATCAAAGAATGTTCCGACGGCAGGCTGGCGATGGAATTTTATCCGAGCTCCCAGTTGGGGGACAAGATTCCTTCCATGGAAGGGCTGAGGACAGGAACGATTGAGATGACGGAGTGTGCGGCGACTGATTTGTCCAATTACAGTACGGTCTGGTCGGTGCTTTCCCTTCCGTACCTCTGGAGAGACGCCGAGCAGGCGATTGGAACGCTGACCGATCCGGAAGTCAGGGCCGTACTCGAGGCCGATGCGGAAGCGCAGGGATTTGTCATTATCTCCTGGTGCAATTTAGGCTCCAGAAGTGTACTGAATACGAAACATCCGATTAAGAAACCGGCCGACATGAAGGGACTCAGGATCCGTGTTATGGAGGATGCGATTCTGGCGGGCACAATCAATGCAATGGGCGGATCCGCCACTCCGATGGCCTGGAGCGAAGTGTACACGGCCCTTCAGCAGGGAACGATTGAGGGACTTGAAAATTCAGCTCCGGTTATTCTTGCCAATGGGATGGAAGAAGTGGCAAAGTACTACTCCCTGACGGAGCAGTTCATTATCCCGGACCCGACATTTGTCAGCAAAGTATGGTTCGACAAACTTCCGGCAGAGGATCAGGCGGCCATAAAAGAGGCGGGTGAGAAATTTACCGATGCCTGGAACAACGAGATCTGGTCAAATGCGATGGAGAACGCGATGAATGAGATGGAGGTAAAGGGCGTCGCCATCAATGAGGTGGACAAGGATGCATTTGTTGAATCGGTTCAGCCGGTAATCGACAGTTTCCTTTCCTCGGCCGATGACGGACAGAAAGCCCTTTATGAGCTGATTATAAAAGTGAGGGAAAAATATTGA
- a CDS encoding Gfo/Idh/MocA family oxidoreductase, with the protein MRQAGDLNLAFIGAGHWHVPLYLEGVERENLHVCAVSDPDYNKAEIIGKRLGCRVYTDYEELLDRERPDFVFAFAPHNEMRPLALELIRRQLPFSIEKPLGLNEKDVAVVLREAEKNGVFCAIPFVWRHSPFIRQFREKVKAEDILHLSFRFIAGPPSRYVETSPWMLRKKWAGGGCMTNLGVHFIDMALFLTGSDTGEVLGSGYHYDSKYDIEIYASSLCRLSSGATLSLETGYAFPMDGEKRDNRWNIVTKNGYYTLGDGCFEKRIYGEKTERIMMSTDSDVYYGTFVIDSLKAYLAGEEPAAGLKQMYNTRKLLDAMNLAGCFRQNQ; encoded by the coding sequence TTGAGGCAGGCAGGAGATTTAAATCTGGCGTTTATAGGAGCCGGCCATTGGCATGTCCCGCTCTATCTGGAAGGGGTGGAGCGGGAAAATCTGCACGTTTGTGCGGTCAGTGATCCGGACTATAATAAGGCGGAAATAATTGGAAAACGGCTGGGCTGCCGTGTATATACCGATTATGAAGAGCTTCTCGACAGGGAACGGCCGGACTTTGTGTTTGCCTTTGCGCCGCATAATGAGATGCGGCCGCTGGCCCTGGAATTAATCAGAAGACAACTCCCGTTTTCCATTGAAAAACCGCTGGGCCTGAATGAAAAAGATGTGGCGGTGGTTCTCAGGGAGGCGGAAAAAAACGGTGTGTTCTGCGCGATTCCCTTTGTGTGGAGGCACAGCCCGTTTATCCGGCAATTCCGGGAGAAGGTGAAGGCGGAGGATATTCTACATCTGTCATTCCGCTTTATTGCGGGACCGCCGTCCAGATACGTGGAAACCTCGCCATGGATGCTCCGGAAAAAATGGGCGGGTGGAGGCTGCATGACGAATCTGGGAGTGCATTTTATTGATATGGCCCTGTTTTTGACCGGTTCCGACACAGGGGAAGTTCTTGGAAGCGGATATCATTATGATTCAAAATATGATATTGAAATTTATGCATCTTCACTGTGCCGGCTGTCGAGCGGTGCAACGCTTTCCCTGGAAACGGGCTATGCTTTCCCGATGGATGGGGAAAAACGCGACAACCGGTGGAACATTGTCACAAAGAATGGATATTATACCCTGGGGGACGGCTGCTTTGAGAAGCGTATTTACGGAGAAAAAACGGAACGCATCATGATGAGTACGGACAGCGATGTGTATTATGGGACATTTGTCATTGATTCGTTGAAGGCGTATCTGGCCGGAGAAGAACCGGCAGCAGGGCTTAAGCAGATGTATAACACGAGAAAACTGCTGGATGCGATGAACCTGGCCGGCTGTTTCAGGCAGAATCAATAA
- a CDS encoding Gfo/Idh/MocA family oxidoreductase gives MKTVVIGLAGTGWAGAMHATGYRKVYGIECRLKTVCSLEEDRKKFADRYGFEHSTDCFEELLNDREIQVIDIATPPSLHKRMIEAALKAGKHVICEKPVTGYFGSGEILQEKTGEVPKDIMFQTVRLELEQLERVVEESGCRFFYAENWIYSPPFVRMVELIGKKKTKLLSIEARTGHKGSHAPHAAYWCYNGGGAMIRQGTHPVAAALYLKRKEMEARGERYGIRSVLCDVSTVVQNAGERGRIASLPVDVEDWGQLIITFTDGTKATVTAGDIFLGGILNSMTVYGTDCTFQCNMTPNDLLEVYLGDDSGVEEEEIMEKNDRNLGHQKALVIEETLRGYTGQLQDFLECTVTGRPSESGFQLAKETLLVIYAGYCSAGQGKRIELKDEDFAGKQNVILSP, from the coding sequence ATGAAAACCGTAGTAATAGGATTGGCCGGAACCGGCTGGGCCGGGGCCATGCATGCCACAGGTTACCGCAAAGTATATGGAATTGAATGCCGTTTGAAGACAGTCTGTTCTCTTGAAGAGGACAGGAAAAAATTTGCAGACCGATATGGATTTGAGCATTCCACGGATTGCTTTGAGGAACTGCTTAATGACCGGGAAATCCAGGTTATTGATATCGCGACTCCTCCGTCCCTCCACAAAAGGATGATAGAGGCTGCCCTGAAAGCCGGAAAACATGTGATCTGTGAAAAGCCGGTTACCGGATATTTCGGCAGCGGGGAGATTTTGCAGGAAAAGACAGGGGAAGTCCCGAAAGACATCATGTTCCAGACCGTCCGTCTTGAGCTTGAACAGTTGGAACGAGTGGTGGAAGAGTCGGGCTGCCGCTTTTTCTATGCCGAAAACTGGATTTACAGTCCGCCCTTTGTTAGAATGGTGGAACTGATCGGAAAAAAGAAGACAAAACTTCTCTCTATCGAAGCCAGAACCGGCCATAAAGGCTCCCATGCCCCGCACGCCGCATACTGGTGTTATAACGGCGGAGGCGCAATGATAAGACAGGGCACCCACCCGGTGGCCGCCGCTCTCTATCTGAAGCGGAAAGAAATGGAGGCCCGCGGCGAACGTTACGGAATACGTTCTGTACTGTGCGACGTCTCAACTGTTGTCCAAAACGCGGGGGAGAGAGGGAGAATAGCTTCCCTGCCGGTGGATGTGGAGGACTGGGGGCAGCTTATTATCACATTCACCGATGGAACAAAAGCCACTGTCACCGCAGGTGACATCTTCCTGGGGGGCATCTTAAACAGCATGACCGTCTATGGAACCGACTGTACTTTCCAGTGCAACATGACGCCCAATGACCTCCTGGAAGTATACCTGGGAGATGATTCGGGGGTGGAAGAGGAAGAAATCATGGAGAAAAACGACCGGAACCTCGGCCATCAAAAAGCCCTGGTAATCGAGGAGACACTCCGGGGCTATACCGGCCAGCTCCAGGACTTCCTGGAATGCACGGTCACGGGAAGACCTTCCGAGTCCGGTTTTCAGCTTGCAAAAGAAACCCTGCTTGTAATCTATGCGGGCTACTGCTCGGCCGGGCAGGGGAAAAGAATCGAATTGAAAGACGAAGACTTTGCCGGAAAGCAAAACGTCATTCTGAGTCCGTAA
- the nadA gene encoding quinolinate synthase NadA, giving the protein MTKQEEINQLKREKDAVILAHYYVEPEVQKIADYVGDSFNLSRYAAGLANQTLVFCGVSFMGESGKLLSPEKTVLMPDAHADCPMAHMVQKEEIEQARNRYEDLAVVCYINSTAEIKSWADVCVTSANAVQIVKNLPNKNILFIPDKNLGRYVAEQVPEKNVILVKGFCPVHEQMKVMEIVKLRKEHPDAKVLAHPECNEALLKQADYIGSTTGIINYTAKSDADEFIIATEIGVRYELEKKNPGKRFYFPATVPVCADMKKITLDKIINVLKTGDNKAGVREDLAAPAKKTLSRMLELA; this is encoded by the coding sequence ATGACAAAACAGGAAGAGATAAACCAATTAAAAAGGGAAAAGGATGCAGTGATTCTGGCTCACTATTATGTGGAGCCGGAAGTGCAGAAGATTGCTGACTATGTGGGAGATTCTTTTAATTTGAGCAGATACGCCGCCGGACTGGCGAATCAAACGCTTGTTTTCTGCGGCGTTTCATTTATGGGAGAGAGCGGAAAGCTTTTAAGCCCTGAAAAGACGGTGCTGATGCCTGATGCGCATGCGGACTGCCCGATGGCCCATATGGTGCAGAAGGAAGAGATAGAACAGGCGAGAAACAGGTATGAAGACCTTGCGGTGGTCTGTTATATCAACTCAACGGCGGAGATCAAATCATGGGCCGATGTGTGCGTCACGTCCGCCAACGCCGTACAGATAGTGAAAAATCTGCCAAATAAAAATATACTGTTTATCCCGGATAAGAACCTGGGACGTTATGTGGCGGAACAGGTCCCGGAGAAAAATGTGATTCTGGTTAAGGGATTCTGCCCTGTCCATGAACAGATGAAAGTGATGGAGATTGTGAAGCTGAGGAAGGAGCATCCGGATGCGAAAGTGCTGGCCCATCCGGAATGCAATGAAGCGCTGTTAAAACAGGCGGATTACATAGGCTCCACCACAGGAATTATAAATTACACTGCAAAGAGCGACGCGGATGAGTTTATTATAGCAACGGAAATCGGAGTGCGCTATGAACTGGAAAAGAAAAATCCTGGAAAAAGATTCTATTTTCCCGCAACCGTGCCGGTCTGTGCCGACATGAAGAAAATAACACTGGATAAAATTATCAATGTGCTGAAAACAGGTGACAACAAGGCCGGAGTCCGGGAGGACCTTGCCGCCCCTGCGAAAAAAACTTTGTCTAGAATGCTGGAACTGGCCTGA
- a CDS encoding L-aspartate oxidase, translated as MVKHIYCDVVIAGCGVGGLYTALSLPREQKIVMLSKEGIENCDSMLAQGGICVMRDEEDFEPYFEDTMKAGHYENRKESVEIMIRSSREVIDHLVELGVRFDRNPDGSLNYTREGAHSRPRICFHKDITGKEITGVLQKHVKELPNVMILEYTAMTDILVSDGKCTGMSARTAQGGTLYIHADDTVMATGGIGGLYEHSTNYPCLTGDALAVAKKHRVKLEHLDYVQIHPTSLYSDKTGRSFLISESARGEGAVLLNGRGERFVNELLPRDVVSKAIMEEMEKEGSRHVWLSFEPVGEEVIRSHFPNIYKKCLEEGYDITREPIPVVPAQHYFMGGIHVDCDSRTTMDHLYAVGETSCNGVHGRNRLASNSLLESLVFAKRAAVKITEGRKGSMSYESNYHTACC; from the coding sequence ATGGTGAAACACATTTACTGTGATGTAGTGATTGCCGGCTGCGGAGTGGGCGGACTTTACACGGCGTTAAGCCTGCCGCGGGAACAGAAGATTGTAATGCTGTCAAAGGAGGGGATTGAAAACTGCGATTCCATGCTGGCACAGGGAGGGATCTGCGTGATGCGGGATGAGGAGGATTTTGAACCCTATTTTGAGGATACGATGAAAGCCGGGCATTATGAGAACCGGAAAGAGAGTGTGGAAATCATGATCCGTTCCAGCAGAGAGGTAATTGATCATCTCGTGGAGCTGGGAGTACGGTTCGACAGAAATCCCGACGGAAGCTTAAATTATACACGTGAGGGGGCACATTCACGCCCCAGGATCTGTTTCCATAAGGACATTACCGGAAAGGAAATTACAGGCGTGCTGCAAAAACACGTGAAAGAGCTTCCGAATGTGATGATTTTGGAATACACGGCCATGACGGATATTCTGGTGTCTGACGGAAAATGTACCGGTATGTCTGCCCGGACGGCGCAAGGTGGCACACTTTATATCCATGCGGACGATACGGTTATGGCTACGGGAGGGATCGGCGGTCTTTATGAACACTCGACCAATTACCCGTGCCTCACCGGCGACGCGCTGGCGGTTGCAAAGAAACACAGAGTAAAGCTTGAGCATCTGGATTATGTGCAGATTCATCCGACCAGCCTATACAGCGATAAAACGGGCCGCAGTTTCCTGATATCGGAATCGGCCAGGGGAGAGGGAGCTGTGCTTCTGAACGGCCGGGGTGAACGTTTTGTAAACGAACTCCTGCCAAGGGACGTGGTCTCTAAGGCAATTATGGAGGAGATGGAGAAAGAGGGAAGCCGCCATGTCTGGCTGTCCTTTGAACCAGTCGGAGAAGAAGTGATACGGAGCCATTTCCCCAATATCTATAAGAAATGCCTGGAAGAAGGATATGATATTACGAGGGAGCCAATTCCCGTTGTGCCGGCTCAGCATTATTTCATGGGCGGAATCCATGTGGACTGCGATTCCAGAACGACGATGGATCACCTGTATGCAGTCGGGGAGACAAGCTGCAACGGCGTCCATGGGAGAAACCGATTAGCCAGCAACAGTTTGCTGGAAAGTCTTGTATTTGCAAAAAGGGCCGCTGTGAAAATCACGGAAGGCCGGAAGGGGAGTATGAGTTATGAATCCAATTACCATACAGCTTGCTGCTGA